In Nicotiana tabacum cultivar K326 chromosome 11, ASM71507v2, whole genome shotgun sequence, a single window of DNA contains:
- the LOC142165773 gene encoding F-box protein At5g03100-like yields the protein MEEKSVDAAVDYISKLPEPILQKIMSSLLAKEAAQLSTLSKTCNSAWTSLSYLNFGYNFLYQSENITKLVNIVDQIIAKRQQQKISIQKFWLTLPSSEWSSYVYNWIETLVALSIKELVLSVDAPDTPFSGCSTLPEAIFAVKHLNILDLRGFKLQLPPDGIKFSSLRMLHLSKALLGEHFIRVLCESCNGLEDLTLNECRRLFSLRITRTLHKLRRVRLTRLFDLRMVDIVAPNLETTHIGITACEALKRLFTYVCINQLPTLKLKVSPLLKVYLYLGVGKKLDSHWYSKLARFLGNFKHSKAIQLLCNSEKAIVIPKDLRKNLVPPLFDTDCLRIKFRSYADNYSVLDVLDSSLWISPQLDTLCFVRSNLGLKSKLKFIYEDEKTCCASLPLKYCWRHKLKEVKMENFTCSEQQELRNYLFKDEDASKMVDWHIYATSFDLLFFSAFNSKLFSSLIDSTSHSCLRS from the exons aTGGAAGAGAAAAGTGTGGATGCAGCAGTGGATTACATATCCAAATTGCCAGAGCCAATTTTGCAGAAAATTATGTCTTCTCTTTTGGCTAAAGAAGCTGCACAATTAAGTACATTGTCTAAGACTTGTAATAGTGCTTGGACTTCTCTTTCTTACTTAAACTTTGGTTATAATTTTTTGTATCAATCAGAAAACATAACAAAGCTTGTGAATATTGTGGATCAAATTATAGCAAAACGGCAGCAGCAGAAGATTTCTATACAGAAGTTCTGGCTAACATTACCGTCTAGTGAATGGAGCTCTTATGTCTATAATTGGATTGAGACACTCGTAGCGCTAAGCATCAAAGAGTTGGTTTTAAGTGTAGATGCACCAGATACACCTTTCTCTGGTTGCAGCACTTTGCCTGAAGCTATCTTTGCTGTCAAACACCTAAATATTCTTGATTTACGTGGATTTAAGCTTCAATTGCCCCCGGATGGCATAAAGTTTTCATCTTTGAGAATGTTGCACCTCTCCAAGGCACTTTTGGGCGAGCATTTTATTCGAGTTTTATGTGAAAGCTGCAATGGCTTAGAGGATTTAACTTTAAATGAATGCCGCAGACTATTCAGTTTACGAATTACAAGAACTTTACACAAACTGAGGAGGGTTCGATTGACTCGTCTTTTTGATTTACGCATGGTTGATATTGTGGCACCCAATCTTGAAACTACTCACATTGGCATAACTGCTTGCGAAGCATTGAAAAGATT ATTCACTTATGTTTGTATTAATCAGCTGCCTACACTCAAACTGAAAGTTTCACCTTTGCTAAAAGTTTATCTCTACTTGGGAGTGGGAAAAAAACTTGATAGTCATTGGTACTCTAAGCTCGCGAGATTTCTTGGAAACTTCAAGCATTCAAAGGCTATTCAGTTATTGTGCAACAGTGAAAAGGCGATAGTTATACCCAAGGACTTGAGAAAAAACTTGGTTCCTCCACTCTTTGATACTGATTGCTTGCGTATAAAATTTAGAAGTTATGCAGATAATTACTCAGTTTTGGACGTTCTTGATAGTTCGCTTTGGATTTCTCCTCAACTGGACACGCTATGTTTTGTTCGAAGTAATCTAGGCTTGAAGAGTAAGCTGAAGTTTATATATGAAGATGAGAAAACATGTTGTGCATCTTTGCCTTTGAAATATTGTTGGAGGCATAAGCTGAAGGAAGTCAAAATGGAAAACTTTACATGTTCGGAGCAGCAGGAACTGCGAAACTATCTTTTCAAAGATGAAGATGCATCAAAGATGGTTGAC TGGCATATATATGCTACATCATTTGACCTTTTGTTCTTCTCAGCCTTTAATTCAAAGTTATTTTCTAGCTTGATTGATTCTACATCGCACTCATGTCTACGCAGTTAA
- the LOC107796795 gene encoding vesicle-associated membrane protein 727, whose amino-acid sequence MNPKGLIYSFVARGTVVLAEHTPYSGNFSTIAVQCLQKLPSNSSKYTYSCDGHTFNFLIDSGFVFLVVADESTGRSVPFVFLERVKDDFKKRYGSSIKNDGDPHPLADDEEEDDDLFGDRFSIAYNLDREFGPKLKEHMEYCMNHPDEMSKLSKLKAQITEVKGIMMDNIEKVLDRGEKIELLVDKTENLQFQADSFQRQGRQLRRKMWFQNLQMKLMVGGAILVFIIIVWLFACGGFKC is encoded by the exons ATGAATCCAAAAGGTTTGATTTATAGCTTTGTTGCGAGAGGAACTGTTGTTCTAGCTGAGCATACACCTTATTCAGGGAACTTCAGTACCATTGCTGTCCAGTGCTTGCAGAAGCTTCCTTCAAATAGTAGCAAGTATACATACTCATGCGATGGTCACACCTTCAACTTCCTCATTGATAGTGGATTTG TCTTCCTAGTTGTTGCTGATGAATCAACTGGAAGAAGTGTACCTTTTGTCTTTCTTGAAAGGGTTAAGGATGATTTCAAGAAACGTTATGGTTCAAGTATTAAAAATGATGGTGATCCGCACCCTCTtgctgatgatgaagaagaagatgatgatctaTTCGGGGATCGTTTTAGCATCGCGTACAATCTTGATAGAGAATTCGG GCCAAAACTTAAAGAGCACATGGAGTACTGTATGAACCATCCTGATGAAATGAGCAAGCTCTCTAAGTTGAAGGCTCAAATCACAGAGGTCAAAGGAATAATGATGGACAATATTGAGAAG GTTTTGGATCGGGGTGAGAAGATTGAACTGCTAGTGGATAAAACTGAGAACCTTCAGTTCCAG GCTGACAGCTTTCAGAGGCAAGGTAGGCAGCTTCGTCGCAAGATGTGGTTTCAGAACCTTCAAATGAAGCTCATGGTTGGAGGTGCTATTTTAGTTTTCATTATCATTGTTTGGCTTTTTGCTTGTGGAGGTTTTAAATGCTAA
- the LOC107796796 gene encoding uncharacterized protein At2g38710 has protein sequence MVSANKEMVVYCFDTLVAHYNKEQPPPPAFDEGEHPLFVTWKKAVNGGEPRLRGCIGTLEARCIVNGFRDYALTSALRDRRFPPIQAKELPTLQCTVSILTNYETAANYLDWEVGTHGIIIEFTDPNYNTKRNATYLPEVAAHEGWTVIEAIDSLIRKAGYEGPITESLRKRIRLTRYQSTLFTMHYSEYVAYVKNTRGLTPAINGVKP, from the exons ATGGTGTCAGCAAATAAGGAAATGGTTGTTTACTGCTTTGATACATTGGTGGCTCACTACAACAAAGAACAGCCGCCTCCTCCTGCTTTTGATGAGGGTGAACA TCCATTATTTGTAACTTGGAAGAAAGCAGTGAATGGTGGGGAGCCTCGGTTGCGAGGATGCATTGGCACTCTGGAAGCTCGCTGCATTGTTAATGGTTTTAGGGATTATGCTCTGACAAG TGCCCTCAGGGACCGTCGTTTCCCCCCAATACAGGCTAAAGAGTTACCTACTTTACAGTGTACAGTTTCAATTCTAACTAATTATGAAACTGCAGCTAACTACCTAGACTGGGAG GTAGGTACGCATGGGATAATCATTGAATTCACTGACCCTAACTATAACACAAAGAGAAATGCCACATACCTACCTGAGGTCGCCGCTCATGAAG GGTGGACAGTGATAGAAGCAATTGACTCATTGATACGCAAAGCAGGTTACGAAGGACCTATAACAGAATCACTGAGGAAACGAATCCGTTTAACTCGATACCAGAGCACATTATTTACTATGCACTACAGTGAATATGTGGCTTATGTGAAAAATACCCGAGGTCTCACTCCAGCTATTAATGGTGTGAAACCTTGA